Below is a window of Candidatus Viadribacter manganicus DNA.
CAGCCGATAGCGAAGAAGCTGAGCGCTTCCGCATGGCGCATGCGATTGCATGGCCAAGGCTTGCCCGCCCGTTCACGTCGCCGCCGGTTGACCTATCGATCCGCTATCTTGGCGTTTGGGACACGGTGGGGCAGCTGGGCATTCCACGGATCTTGCCAATCTCGATTGGTCTTAACGCGCAATATGAGTTTCACGACACAGCGCTATCGCGGTGCGTTGAGCACGCGCGCCACGCGGTCGCGATAGATGAACGGCGCGCTGCGTTCACGCCGACGCTATGGAGCAATATCGACGCCTTCAACACGCCAGGCACCCGGCCACGCGTGGCGCAACAATGGTTCCCCGGAGACCATGGCGGCGTTGGCGGCGGTGCGGCGCGTGGGCTTTCAAATTGCGCGCTGATGTGGGTGCTGGAAGGGGCGGAGCTGGCGGGGCTGGCGATCGCGCGTGAGCCGGGCTCGGTGATTTCCGGGTGTCTTGCGGATATCGATCCGATCACGCCCTCCGTGGACGGCAAGGGCTTTCCAATCATGCGCGCGCTGACCTCGCGCTGGCGCACCGGGCTCAATCGCTACGAGGACTTACACGAAACGGCGCGCCTACGCTTTGCGGCAAACCCAAACTACCGGCCGCCTTTGCTGACGCCTTACGCCGATCGCATCGCAGCGTCCGTGCAAATGCGCCAAGCGGCTTAAAGATAAGACAGCCACCAGTCGCGGCGGCGCGCTTTTAGTCCCTGCCAATAACGGCAGAGCGGATAAAGCAACGCCAGCACGATGATCCACGCCAGATAAACCCAACCTAGACTAAAGCCGAGCCCTTCGAGCTTTTCGGGCGAGACGAAGACATTGATCATGTAATTGAACAACCCCTCCGGGTTATTGCCGGCCGCCGCGTTGGCCGCGATGGCGAGGAGATGGATAAGATAGATGTGCAGCACGTAGAAGAAAAACGGCACGGCGCCGAACGTGTTGAGCACTGAAGCCACCGGGCCGCGCAGGCGCGCGAAGAGCGGCCAGAGCGTGAACATGATGCCGAGCGTCACCAGCGCAAATTGCAAGGATGGCGGATACTTCTGGACGTCGAAAAACACCATGAAGGCGGCGCCCATCGAACTTTGCGTGCGCCAATCGCGCCACTCGCCTTCTGGTCCGGTGGTGAAGGCGGGATCGCCATAGATCATCGATCCGCGCAACACGAGAAACGCGAACAACATCGCAAGGCCGAACATGAAGATTGTGCGCGTGCGCTTCTCTGAGGGTTCGGTGAATACGCCGCCAAGGCCATACCCCAATGCGGCAACGCCGATCCATGGCAACACGGGATATGCGAACAAGCCGACAGGTGCGCCGCCTACGAAGACGGGACCGCCGTCGTGCAAGAAACTCCAAACCATGCCGAGCTGTTCGGCGCTCAAGGGATCCAGGAGGTTGTGGCCGGCTACAATGATGATGCCGATGGCCAGCACGGCCTGGCGCGGCAGCCAGATAAGCGCCGCTAAAGCGAGCATGCTGAAGCCTATGGCCCAGATGACTTGCATGAAGAACGGGTACGGAAAGCCGAAGGACCAGCCGAAACTAATCACCGTCATTTCCAAAAAGATGAGCCACAGTCCACGCGTCACAAGAAAGCGCGAGAGCTGAGCTGTGCTTTTGCCCTTCGCGAACTGTAAGTAAGCGGAGACGCCGGTCAGCAAGACAAAGGTCGGCGCGCAAAGGTGCGTGACCCAGCGCGTGATATAGAGCGCTGGCGTCGTCGTTGTGGGGTCGAGCAGATTTCCGCCGATCCCAGCCATGCCGGGGCCGCCGAGGAAATAATCGCGGACGTGATCAAGCGCCATCAAGACGATCACGAAACCGCGCATCATGTCGATTTCGGATATGCGCCCGCCCGTTGCGAGCGGCGACGATGCAACCGAGCCAGTGTTCGCAGTCATTGAGGCGCTCCCGGCCAGTCTTGAGCCCGGAGCTATGCCCTAGCTTGCGTGGGATGACGAGATGCCGCCGTCGATCTCAGACGTTCGCGTAGGCGAACGCCAACTGACCCAACAACCCTTGCGCCTTTAGACGGCCCTCGGTCGCGAACAGACAGACACAGTCTTCCTCTCCCTCGACCACCGGCAGGTGATTTAAGTCGTCATAGGCGGCCGCAAAGTCGCCTGCGGCGTAAAGACCGGTCTCATCACGGAACGCACCTTTAAGGACAGTGCAAAACTCCGCGCCGGAATGACCGTGCCGGGCGGCAGGTTTACCAGGCGCGACCGACAGCAAATAAACGCGGTCTTCGGCGGCGTGCGGCGTATCGAGGGCAGCCACCCAAACGCCAGGCGCAATCCACTTCTTCTGCTTCAGCGGCAAACGCTCGATGAAGGAACGCTTGTCTGCCGCGGCCGGCTGTTGCGGCTTGTCCAAACGCGCCAGGACATCATCGAGGGCGCCGGCGCCGATCGCCGTCTCGGGCATGTCCTTCAAAGCTGCGCCCGAAGCTGCTTCGAACGATGCGACACGTGCACGGCAATGCGCACAAGCTTCAAGGTGCGCGGCTACAACTAGCCCGAAGCCGGGCTCAAGCGCGCCTGCCGTGTATTCAGCAAGGATATCGTCGGTGGGGTGTTGGCGCGGACTCACTTGTATTGCTCCCAATGCGCACGCAGCTTCATGAGCGCTAGCCGCAAACGCGATTTAACCGTGCCAAGCGGAAGCGATAAGCGCTCCGCGATTTCTGAATGCGGCCGATCCTCGAAAAACGAGAGCTGAACGACTTCGCGCTGATCCGGCGACAACGTTGCCAAAGCCTGCTCGACCTGAGCTTCGGTCTGACCACGAACGGCCGCGTCGTCGGGCGATTCATCGTCGCTCTCTTCACTGAGTATGGTCGTCTGCCGATACGCCAGCTCTGTTTTCTCGCGGCGCAGTTTGTCGATCCATGCGTTCCGGGCGATGACGAAAATCCAGGTCGAGGCCTTCGCCTTGGCCGCGTCGAATGAGGCCGCTCGACGCCAAATCGAGACCATGGCGTCCTGCATCAAGTCTTCGGCGACTGCCGCGGGTGCGCCGAGACGAATGAGATAGCCCTTCACCTTGCCAGCATAGGCGCCGAACAGGCGCGCAAACGCCACGCGGTCACCCTGAGCGACCAGGACAAGCAATTGTTCATCTGACTTGACGGCGCGCTCATCCACGACCCGCGACCTCCGGCGTAGAGGACGCGCCACCGGAACGGGGCTGGGAGCGTAGGCCATCGCACACATTGAGCATCATACGCGCGGGCGCCGGGGCCGGATCACAGTGAACCGCGGGCGCGCACCAGCCGTATCTTGACCCATACCAGCCTGCGTTAGGCGCGCTGGAGCGGGAACAATCGATGGCCTTTACCTCCAGCAGCAATGCGCGCCGCCAAAATATCGCTGTGATTGGCTCGGGCATAGCCGGAATGTCCGCGGCATGGCTGCTGAGCCAAAAGCACGACGTCACGGTTTATGAAAAGAATGGCCGCCTGGGTGGGCATTCTAACACCGTGACGGTTGAGACCAGCCTCGGCCCCACGCCGGTCGATACTGGCTTCATCGTCTTTAACGACGCCACCTACCCCAATCTGATCGCTCTGTTCCAACACCTCGGCGTCGAGACCAAGGTGTCGGACATGTC
It encodes the following:
- a CDS encoding DUF1624 domain-containing protein is translated as MTANTGSVASSPLATGGRISEIDMMRGFVIVLMALDHVRDYFLGGPGMAGIGGNLLDPTTTTPALYITRWVTHLCAPTFVLLTGVSAYLQFAKGKSTAQLSRFLVTRGLWLIFLEMTVISFGWSFGFPYPFFMQVIWAIGFSMLALAALIWLPRQAVLAIGIIIVAGHNLLDPLSAEQLGMVWSFLHDGGPVFVGGAPVGLFAYPVLPWIGVAALGYGLGGVFTEPSEKRTRTIFMFGLAMLFAFLVLRGSMIYGDPAFTTGPEGEWRDWRTQSSMGAAFMVFFDVQKYPPSLQFALVTLGIMFTLWPLFARLRGPVASVLNTFGAVPFFFYVLHIYLIHLLAIAANAAAGNNPEGLFNYMINVFVSPEKLEGLGFSLGWVYLAWIIVLALLYPLCRYWQGLKARRRDWWLSYL
- a CDS encoding sigma-70 family RNA polymerase sigma factor, which translates into the protein MDERAVKSDEQLLVLVAQGDRVAFARLFGAYAGKVKGYLIRLGAPAAVAEDLMQDAMVSIWRRAASFDAAKAKASTWIFVIARNAWIDKLRREKTELAYRQTTILSEESDDESPDDAAVRGQTEAQVEQALATLSPDQREVVQLSFFEDRPHSEIAERLSLPLGTVKSRLRLALMKLRAHWEQYK
- a CDS encoding ChrR family anti-sigma-E factor, producing the protein MSPRQHPTDDILAEYTAGALEPGFGLVVAAHLEACAHCRARVASFEAASGAALKDMPETAIGAGALDDVLARLDKPQQPAAADKRSFIERLPLKQKKWIAPGVWVAALDTPHAAEDRVYLLSVAPGKPAARHGHSGAEFCTVLKGAFRDETGLYAAGDFAAAYDDLNHLPVVEGEEDCVCLFATEGRLKAQGLLGQLAFAYANV
- a CDS encoding DUF2235 domain-containing protein, with the protein product MKRLVICCDGTWQRLYGDSLTNVALTARSVASRDAKGNLQIVYYSAGVGASLDKVSLWQGMTGDDLDDNLLDAWLFINLNYEPGDQIYLFGFSRGAYTVRSLAGLLRKIGVLRREHVDKSRQALELYRHRELSADSEEAERFRMAHAIAWPRLARPFTSPPVDLSIRYLGVWDTVGQLGIPRILPISIGLNAQYEFHDTALSRCVEHARHAVAIDERRAAFTPTLWSNIDAFNTPGTRPRVAQQWFPGDHGGVGGGAARGLSNCALMWVLEGAELAGLAIAREPGSVISGCLADIDPITPSVDGKGFPIMRALTSRWRTGLNRYEDLHETARLRFAANPNYRPPLLTPYADRIAASVQMRQAA